A region of Ahaetulla prasina isolate Xishuangbanna chromosome 12, ASM2864084v1, whole genome shotgun sequence DNA encodes the following proteins:
- the ZFHX3 gene encoding zinc finger homeobox protein 3 isoform X4, producing MKHQRTESLRKLKRLQKSLSEEEEDLGQIFTIQHCPATDTEELIGDVDGPGEVAMHPDEAAKEMESMADQDQAKWAAQGPQAEKEPAETPVPSKHALFSRHSASPVPKWPTPSDEAKLEQVYQCPYCKYSNPDVNRLRVHAVTQHSIQPMLRCPLCQDLLSNKLHLQLHLTHLHSVSPDCVEKLLLTVTTPEAMMPSNLFLPAAALDRDGNEESLKQPESSEEGGKSLRLLPEAMGHGSSGVKPAASEQPSAKEEVGFFCWKKGCGQGFKSSCALQTHFSETHSKRPQLPVSDRHVYKYRCNQCSLAFKTIEKLQLHSQYHVIRAATMCCLCQRSFRTFQALKKHLETSHLDLSEADIQQLYSGLLVNGELFAMGDPSLAEDHTMVMEEEKEEENSDQEDKQSPAGSDCGSLQEDSGSEPKRALPFRKGPNFTLEKFLDPARPYKCTVCKESFTQKNILLVHYNSVSHLHKLKRALQESSISQSEVTSSPDHKPFKCSICSVAYSQSSTLEIHMRSVLHQTKARAAKLEAVSGSGHSSASLGSSMPSPLGVGTTSVTSSSSSSSTQSNISTGSTGSAPPLLSPASCDTTGQPPLNLPISTGHPPAVPLSPSESKEANRKKPGDALACRQPLPPPPHSLMQAQLQQELQQQASLLQTQLFSPALLPHFPMAPEALLQQQQLLFPFYLPSTELQLNAEVSLPVTNGTLTLAGSGLGLMEDLKPQLPQPSHLQQQLPLSQPPCMLLPPSLPPDKKTKPVGKEKEVQQEQEMAEKSSRSPICQEPLPEASKTQKKADVAGATEAAGSSPGEAVLLPPRIAADARGNATKALLENFGFELVIQYNENKQKTAGRAEQADRLERLECESCSKFFSNVLILKTHQEHVHQHYLPFQQLERFAQQYREHYDQLYPLRPLTPEPAPPLLPAPAPAVPAAPPQSPSTPTLQVAAPPMTSPSIAPTQPSLPLTQLPMPMELPLFSPLMMPTMPLQALPAQLPPQLAPVDSLPAELAQLYQHQLNPGLLQQQQQNKRPRTRITDDQLRVLRQYFDINNSPSEEQIKEMAEKSGLPQKVIKHWFRNTLFKERQRNKDSPYNFSNPPITSLEDLKMDSRPSSPEPQKHEYWGSKRSSRTRFTDYQLRVLQDFFDANAYPKDDEFEQLSNLLSLPTRVIVVWFQNARQKARKNYENQGEGKEGERRELTNDRYIRTSNLNYQCKKCSLVFQRIFDLIKHQKKLCYKDEDDEGQEDSQNEDSMDATELLTPSSSSCSTPMPSQAYGMPASSASVAFLSQSTTEADSDCPAACQSKTNATDEKPKHPEPSSMQQSPTSEKQRQPKQDGQLPPQDQGEPKASSVHPKVSPTLQQQLAHPLQGVLPQASPPPTQLSHLPLKPLTTPNAQQLVSLPPHLVPYQCEQCKLAFPSFEHWQEHQQLHFLSTQGQFLHPQFLDRALDLPFMLFDPSNPLLASQLLSGTLSQLPMNSATSPSTPTATMSTLKRKLEEKTSVSPVGNDSSAGGEEPQRDKRLRTTITPEQLEVLYQKYLLDSNPTRKMLDHIAHEVGLKKRVVQVWFQNTRARERKGQFRAVGPAQAHRRCPFCRALFKAKTALEAHIRSRHWHEAKRAGYNLTLSAMLLDCEGGGGLVGKGDLFDGANFAQLSAPGSSSDSQGIPLSPGSKSLEMSPQTLLSPSSIKVEGMEDFESPSMSSVHLSFDQAKLDNDDCSSVNTAITDTTTGDEANADNDSTTGISTEARGSLGPGEGLTKAAMLAMSEYEDRLSSGLVSPAPSFHSKEYDNEGTVDYSETSSLADPCSPSPGTSGSAGKSGDGGDRPGQKRFRTQMTNLQLKVLKACFNDYRTPTMLECEVLGNDIGLPKRVIQVWFQNARAKEKKSKLNMAKHFGINQTGYEGPKTECTLCGIKYSARLSVRDHIFSQQHISKVKETVGSQLDKEKEYFDPATVRQLMAQQELDRIKKANEALGLATQQQGMFDSSPLQALNIPTNYPGALQSIPSVLLPGLNSPSLPGFTPSNTALTSPKPALMGLPGTSVPSPGLPTSGSPNKTASLSSPPPAQTSVGSAPPLPLRKDKESEKAKEKERVPKARGEALPGSKRDKGEVPNPSLAFPTTEPALEYSVEPTQLQALQAALNTDPMALLTSPFLPYFVPGFSPYYAPQLPGALQSGYLQPMYSMEGVFPYSPALSQTLLGLSPSTLLQHYQQYQQSLQEALRQTQLFLPKGSQPPVPVEGSSPEKGPAKEPPKPEEQKNSSREGSPRGEPTTGSSKAPDSLCDPFIVPPVQYRLVCRKCQAGFGSQEAANVHLKSLCCFGQSAGTLPEMALQVLAGGGGSYQCVACENTMCGEEALREHLESAPHRHRTVPRAAARNAKEHPSQLPHSACLPDPSTASTSQPTAHPKDGPPPTAHPHASKKPWPPAASPPGKPPPLSSSSTVTSSSCSTSGVQPSLMPRKFSSEESDSGHGLEAGGPVESSLPRDGGLPNVDLFRL from the exons AGGAGCTCATTGGAGATGTGGATGGACCAGGCGAGGTGGCAATGCATCCTGATGAGGCAGCCAAAGAAATGGAGAGCATGGCTGATCAGGACCAGGCCAAGTGGGCAG CTCAAGGTCCCCAGGCTGAGAAGGAGCCAGCAGAAACTCCAGTCCCTTCCAAGCACGCTTTGTTTTCAAGACACTCAGCGTCACCTGTCCCCAAATGGCCCACGCCATCAGACGAGGCGAAGCTAGAGCAG GTGTACCAGTGCCCCTACTGCAAGTACAGCAATCCGGATGTCAACCGGCTGCGGGTACATGCCGTGACCCAGCACTCCATCCAGCCAATGCTCAGGTGCCCCCTCTGTCAGGACCTGCTCAGCAACAAGCTCCACCTTCAGCTGCACCTGACCCACCTGCACAGCGTGTCTCCCGACTGTGTGGAAAAACTCCTCTTGACG GTGACCACGCCAGAGGCGATGATGCCCAGCAACCTGTTCCTCCCAGCAGCAGCACTGGATCGAGATGGGAATGAGGAATCCCTCAAGCAACCTG AGAGCTCAGAGGAAGGGGGCAAAAGCCTGCGGTTGCTACCAGAGGCCATGGGGCATGGCAGCAGCGGAGTGAAGCCTGCAGCATCCGAGCAGCCCAGTGCCAAAGAGGAGGTTGGCTTCTTTTGCTGGAAGAAAGGCTGCGGCCAGGGCTTCAAAAGCTCCTGTGCCCTCCAGACCCATTTCAGCGAGACGCACAGCAAGCGACCACAGCTTCCTGTATCTGATCGTCACGTCTACAAGTACCgctgcaaccagtgcagcctggcCTTCAAAACCATCGAAAAGCTTCAGCTGCACTCCCAGTACCACGTCATCCGGGCAGCCACTATGTGCTGCCTTTGCCAACGGAGCTTCCGCACTTTTCAGGCCCTTAAGAAGCACCTGGAGACCAGCCACCTGGATCTGAGCGAAGCTGACATCCAGCAGCTGTACAGCGGATTGCTGGTCAATGGAGAACTGTTTGCCATGGGTGACCCTTCATTGGCTGAGGACCACACCAtggtgatggaggaggagaaagaggaggagaacagCGACCAGGAAGACAAGCAGAGTCCTGCAGGAAGTGACTGTGGATCCTTACAGGAAGACTCCGGCTCAGAACCTAAACGGGCTCTTCCCTTCCGGAAGGGCCCAAATTTCACCCTGGAAAAATTCCTGGACCCAGCCCGCCCGTATAAGTGCACAGTTTGCAAAGAATCCTTCACACAGAAGAACATCCTTCTGGTCCACTACAATTCAGTTTCTCACCTGCACAAGCTGAAAAGAGCCCTCCAGGAGTCTTCCATCAGCCAGTCCGAGGTCACCAGTAGCCCTGACCACAAGCCCTTCAAGTGCAGCATCTGCAGTGTGGCCTACAGCCAGAGCTCCACCCTGGAGATCCACATGCGCTCTGTGCTGCATCAGACCAAGGCGCGAGCAGCTAAGCTGGAAGCAGTCAGTGGCAGTGGCCACAGCAGTGCTTCCCTGGGCTCCTCCATGCCCAGCCCCTTGGGTGTTGGTACCACGAGcgtcacttcctcctcctcctcctcctccacccagaGCAACATAAGCACAGGTAGCACTGGCTCTGCTCCTCCCCTTCTCAGCCCAGCTTCTTGTGACACCACAGGGCAGCCTCCTCTGAACCTCCCCATCAGTACCGGCCACCCACCTGCAGTCCCCTTGAGCCCTTCAGAATCTAAAGAGGCTAATCGTAAGAAGCCAGGAGATGCACTTGCATGCCGCCAGCCGCTGCCCCCACCGCCACACTCTTTGATGCAGGCCCAGCTGCAGCAAGAGCTGCAGCAGCAAGCGTCGCTTCTGCAGACCCAGCTTTTCAGCCCTGCACTCTTACCCCACTTCCCCATGGCCCCAGAGGCcctcctgcagcagcagcagctactCTTCCCCTTCTATCTCCCCAGCACTGAGTTGCAGCTGAACGCTGAGGTGAGCTTGCCAGTGACCAATGGCACCCTGACACTGGCAGGGAGTGGGCTGGGCCTTATGGAGGATCTGAAACCCCAGCTTCCACAGCCAAGCCACCTGCAGCAGCAGCTTCCACTGTCCCAGCCTCCGTGCATGCTCCTCCCACCAAGCCTGCCCCCAGACAAGAAGACCAAGCCTgtggggaaggaaaaggaggtcCAGCAGGAGCAGGAGatggcagagaagagcagcagaaGTCCCATTTGCCAAGAGCCCCTGCCCGAGGCCAGCAAGACCCAAAAGAAGGCTGACGTAGCGGGGGCCACAGAGGCAGCTGGAAGCAGCCCTGGGGAGGCGGTCTTGCTCCCTCCTCGCATTGCTGCGGATGCTCGTGGGAACGCCACCAAAGCTTTGCTGGAGAACTTCGGGTTTGAGCTGGTCATTCAGTACAATGAGAACAAGCAGAAGACAGCCGGGAGGGCCGAACAGGCCGACAGACTGGAGAGACTTGAATGCGAATCGTGCAGCAAGTTCTTCTCCAATGTGCTCATCCTGAAGACCCACCAGGAACATGTCCACCAGCACTACCTCCCCTTCCAGCAGCTGGAAAGGTTTGCCCAGCAGTACCGAGAGCACTATGACCAGCTCTACCCACTGCGGCCACTGACGCCTGAGCCGGCCCCACCGCTCCTTCCTGCCCCTGCTCCTGCCGTGCCTGCTGCCCCACCCCAGTCACCTTCCACGCCCACCCTGCAGGTCGCAGCCCCACCCATGACCTCTCCCTCCATCGCACCCACCCAGCCTTCCTTGCCCCTCACGCAGCTCCCTATGCCCATGGAGCTGCCTCTCTTCTCACCACTCATGATGCCAACCATGCCTTTGCAAGCTCTGCCAGCCCAGTTACCACCCCAGCTTGCCCCTGTCGACTCTTTACCAGCAGAGTTGGCTCAGCTGTACCAGCATCAACTCAACCCAGGCcttttgcagcagcagcagcagaacaaAAGACCTCGGACACGAATCACTGATGACCAGCTCCGGGTTTTAAGGCAGTATTTTGACATCAACAATTCCCCAAGTGAGGAGCAGATCAAGGAGATGGCAGAGAAATCTGGTTTGCCACAGAAGGTGATCAAACACTGGTTTCGAAATACGCTGTTCAAAGAGCGCCAGCGCAACAAGGACTCACCCTACAACTTCAGTAACCCTCCAATCACCAGCCTGGAGGACCTGAAAATGGACTCCCGTCCATCTTCTCCAGAGCCTCAGAAACATGAgtactggggaagcaagagatCCTCCCGAACTCGCTTCACGGACTACCAGCTTCGGGTGCTTCAGGACTTCTTTGATGCCAACGCTTACCCAAAGGATGACGAGTTTGAGCAGCTTTCCAACCTGCTGAGCCTCCCAACTCGGGTGATCGTGGTGTGGTTCCAGAACGCTCGCCAGAAAGCTAGAAAGAATTATGAGAATCAGGGAGAAGGCAAAGAAGGGGAGCGACGGGAGCTGACAAACGACCGATACATCCGAACGAGCAACCTGAACTACCAGTGCAAGAAGTGCAGTTTAGTCTTCCAGCGCATCTTTGACCTGATCAAACATCAGAAAAAGCTCTGCTACAAAGATGAAGACGATGAAGGGCAGGAGGACAGTCAGAATGAAGACTCCATGGATGCTACGGAGCTTCTGACCCCCAGCAGTTCCTCCTGCAGCACCCCGATGCCTTCCCAGGCTTATGGCATGCCCGCCTCTTCTGCCAGTGTGGCCTTTCTGTCACAGAGTACCACTGAGGCAGATAGTGATTGCCCTGCTGCCTGTCAGTCTAAAACCAACGCTACTGATGAGAAACCAAAGCACCCTGAGCCTTCAAGTATGCAACAAAGCCCAACTTCAGAGAAGCAACGGCAACCAAAGCAAGATGGGCAGCTGCCACCGCAGGACCAAGGAGAGCCGAAGGCGAGCTCAGTGCACCCAAAGGTCTCCCCAACCCTCCAGCAGCAGCTGGCCCACCCTCTCCAGGGTGTCCTGCCCCAGGCAAGTCCTCCTCCCACCCAGCTGTCTCACCTGCCTCTCAAACCCCTGACCACACCGAATGCCCAGCAGCTGGTCAGCTTGCCCCCTCATCTTGTTCCATATCAGTGTGAGCAGTGTAAGCTGGCCTTCCCTTCATTTGAGCACTGGCAAGaacaccagcagctgcatttccTGAGCACTCAGGGCCAATTTCTCCACCCTCAGTTCCTAGACAGGGCGCTTGATCTGCCCTTTATGCTCTTTGACCCCAGTAACCCACTGCTGGCTAGCCAACTGCTCTCTGGGACCCTCTCCCAACTCCCCATGAACTCAGCCACCTCGCCCTCTACCCCAACTGCCACCATGAGCACCCTGAAAAGGAAGCTGGAGGAGAAAACAAGCGTCAGCCCTGTTGGGAATGACAGCAGTGCTGGTGGAGAGGAGCCCCAGCGGGATAAGCGCCTCCGGACCACCATCACCCCTGAGCAGCTGGAAGTGTTGTACCAAAAATACCTCCTGGACTCCAATCCTACACGGAAGATGCTCGACCACATTGCCCATGAAGTGGGCTTGAAGAAGCGTGTAGTGCAGGTGTGGTTCCAGAACACCCGGGCCCGGGAGAGGAAAGGGCAGTTCCGAGCAGTGGGGCCTGCTCAAGCCCATCGCCGATGCCCTTTCTGCCGGGCCCTCTTCAAAGCCAAGACTGCCCTGGAAGCACATATCCGATCTCGGCACTGGCATGAAGCCAAGCGGGCAGGATACAACCTGACCTTATCAGCCATGCTTCTGGATTGTGAAGGAGGAGGGGGGCTTGTGGGGAAAGGAGACCTCTTTGACGGGGCCAACTTTGCACAGTTGTCTGCCCCTGGCAGTAGCAGTGACAGCCAAGGAATCCCCCTCTCCCCAGGCAGCAAATCTCTAGAGATGTCTCCTCAGACCCTGCTGAGCCCGTCCTCTATCAAAGTGGAAGGCATGGAAGACTTTGAGAGCCCCTCAATGTCCTCTGTCCACCTGAGCTTTGACCAAGCCAAACTGGACAATGATGACTGCTCTTCTGTCAACACAGCCATCACAGACACAACTACAGGTGATGAGGCCAATGCAGACAATGACAGTACTACAGGGATTTCCACAGAAGCCAGAGGGAGCTTGGGGCCAGGTGAGGGTCTGACCAAGGCTGCCATGTTAGCCATGTCAGAGTATGAAGACAGACTCTCCTCGGGCCTGGTGAGCCCAGCTCCCAGCTTCCACAGCAAGGAGTACGACAATGAAGGCACCGTGGATTACAGTGAAACATCAAGCCTGGCAGACCCTTGCTCTCCTAGTCCAGGCACTAGTGGCTCAGCAGGCAAATCCGGAGATGGGGGGGATCGGCCAGGGCAGAAGCGTTTCCGGACACAGATGACCAACCTCCAGCTGAAAGTCTTGAAGGCCTGCTTTAACGATTACAGGACACCAACCATGCTCGAGTGTGAGGTTCTGGGCAATGATATTGGGCTCCCCAAGAGAGTTATTCAGGTCTGGTTCCAGAATGCCCgagccaaagaaaaaaaatccaagctcAACATGGCCAAGCATTTTGGCATTAATCAAACTGGCTACGAGGGGCCAAAAACAGAGTGCACTTTGTGTGGCATCAAGTACAGTGCCCGCCTGTCTGTTCGTGACCATATCTTCTCTCAGCAGCACATCTCCAAAGTGAAAGAGACTGTTGGGAGTCAGCTGGACAAAGAGAAGGAGTATTTTGACCCAGCCACCGTCCGCCAGCTGATGGCACAGCAAGAGCTGGATCGAATCAAGAAGGCCAATGAAGCGCTTGGCCTGGCTACTCAGCAGCAAGGCATGTTTGACAGTTCCCCACTGCAGGCTTTGAACATTCCTACCAACTACCCAGGAGCCCTTCAAAGCATCCCTTCTGTCCTGTTGCCAGGTTTGAACAGCCCATCCCTGCCTGGCTTCACTCCTTCCAATACAG CTTTAACGTCTCCCAAACCTGCTCTGATGGGTCTGCCAGGCACAAGTGTTCCCTCGCCTGGCCTTCCCACCTCAGGATCCCCAAATAAGACGGCCTCCCTCAGCTCCCCCCCGCCAGCACAAACATCCGTGGGCTCCGCACCCCCCCTCCCACTGCGGAAAGACAAGGAGAGCGAGAAGGCGAAAGAGAAGGAGCGTGTCCCCAAGGCCAGGGGGGAGGCCCTACCAGGGTCCAAAAGGGACAAAGGGGAGGTGCCCAACCCCAGCCTGGCCTTCCCCACCACGGAGCCTGCCCTGGAGTACTCGGTGGAGCCTACCCAGCTGCAGGCCCTGCAGGCTGCTCTCAACACGGACCCCATGGCCTTGCTGACCAGTCCCTTCCTCCCGTATTTTGTGCCCGGCTTCTCTCCGTACTATGCCCCTCAGCTCCCGGGGGCCTTGCAGAGCGGATACCTCCAGCCTATGTACAGCATGGAAGGGGTCTTCCCCTATAGCCCAGCCCTGTCGCAGACCCTGCTTGGCTTGTCCCCCAGCACCCTGCTGCAGCACTACCAGCAATATCAACAGAGCCTCCAGGAGGCGCTACGGCAAACGCAGCTGTTCCTGCCCAAAGGCAGCCAGCCCCCCGTCCCCGTGGAGGGCTCCTCCCCTGAAAAAGGCCCTGCCAAAGAACCCCCCAAGCCAGAAGAGCAAAAGAACAGCTCCCGCGAGGGGTCCCCCCGAGGAGAGCCCACCACTGGAAGCAGTAAAGCCCCGGACTCCCTCTGTGACCCCTTCATTGTCCCCCCGGTGCAATACAGACTGGTGTGCCGGAAATGCCAGGCTGGATTCGGGAGCCAAGAGGCGGCCAACGTCCACCTGAAATCCCTCTGCTGCTTCGGCCAGTCGGCGGGGACTCTGCCCGAGATGGCGCTTCAGGTGCTTGCTGGCGGGGGCGGCTCCTACCAGTGTGTGGCATGCGAGAACACTATGTGTGGGGAAGAGGCCCTCCGGGAGCATCTCGAATCTGCCCCCCACAGACATCGGACAGTCCCCCGAGCAGCAGCCAGAAACGCCAAAGAGCACCCCAGTCAATTACCTCACTCTGCCTGCCTCCCTGACCCGAGCACCGCATCTACCTCGCAGCCCACCGCTCACCC